A genomic segment from Aegilops tauschii subsp. strangulata cultivar AL8/78 chromosome 1, Aet v6.0, whole genome shotgun sequence encodes:
- the LOC109752102 gene encoding tubulin beta-5 chain, with the protein MREILHIQGGQCGNQIGSKFWEVVCDEHGIDPTGRYVGTSDLQLERVNVYYNEASCGRFVPRAVLMDLEPGTMDSVRTGPYGQIFRPDNFVFGQSGAGNNWAKGHYTEGAELIDSVLDVVRKEAENCDCLQGFQVCHSLGGGTGSGMGTLLISKIREEYPDRMMLTFSVFPSPKVSDTVVEPYNATLSVHQLVENADECMVLDNEALYDICFRTLKLTTPSFGDLNHLISATMSGVTCCLRFPGQLNSDLRKLAVNLIPFPRLHFFMVGFAPLTSRGSQMYRSLTVPELTQQMWDSKNMMCAADPRHGRYLTASAMFRGKMSTKEVDEQMINVQNKNSSYFVEWIPNNVKSSVCDIAPRGLSMASTFIGNSTSIQEMFRRVSEQFTAMFRRKAFLHWYTGEGMDEMEFTEAESNMNDLVAEYQQYQDATADEEEELYEDEDDADLQE; encoded by the exons ATGAGGGAGATCCTGCACATCCAGGGTGGGCAGTGTGGAAACCAGATTGGTTCCAAGTTCTGGGAGGTGGTGTGTGACGAGCATGGCATCGACCCCACTGGGCGGTATGTCGGCACCTCTGACCTGCAGCTGGAGCGTGTCAACGTCTACTACAATGAGGCCTCCTGTGGTCGCTTTGTGCCCCGTGCTGTCCTTATGGATCTTGAGCCGGGCACCATGGACAGTGTTCGTACTGGACCGTACGGGCAGATCTTCCGCCCTGACAACTTTGTGTTTGGGCAGTCTGGTGCTGGTAACAACTGGGCCAAGGGTCACTACACTGAGGGTGCAGAGCTTATTGATTCTGTTCTTGATGTTGTCAGGAAGGAGGCTGAGAACTGTGACTGCCTTCAAG GTTTCCAAGTATGCCACTCTCTTGGTGGTGGTACTGGATCAGGCATGGGGACCCTTTTGATATCAAAGATCAGGGAGGAGTACCCTGACCGCATGATGCTTACGTTCTCTGTTTTCCCCTCACCCAAAGTATCTGATACCGTGGTTGAGCCTTACAATGCCACTCTTTCGGTCCATCAGTTGGTTGAGAATGCAGATGAGTGCATGGTTCTTGACAACGAGGCCCTTTATGACATCTGTTTCAGGACTCTCAAGCTGACCACTCCCAGCT TTGGAGATTTGAACCATCTGATCTCAGCCACCATGAGTGGAGTGACCTGCTGCCTGAGGTTCCCCGGCCAGCTGAACTCCGACCTCCGGAAGCTGGCAGTGAACCTGATCCCGTTCCCGCGTCTCCACTTCTTCATGGTCGGGTTCGCGCCGCTGACCTCCCGCGGGTCCCAGATGTACCGCTCCCTCACGGTCCCGGAGCTGACCCAGCAGATGTGGGACTCGAAGAACATGATGTGCGCCGCCGACCCGCGCCACGGCCGGTACCTGACGGCCTCGGCCATGTTCCGCGGCAAGATGAGCACCAAGGAGGTGGACGAGCAGATGATCAACGTGCAGAACAAGAACTCGAGCTACTTCGTGGAGTGGATCCCCAACAACGTCAAGTCGAGCGTGTGCGACATCGCGCCCAGGGGCCTGTCCATGGCGTCCACCTTCATCGGCAACTCGACGTCCATCCAGGAGATGTTCCGGCGGGTGAGCGAGCAGTTCACGGCCATGTTCCGGCGCAAGGCCTTCCTCCACTGGTACACGGGCGAGGGCATGGACGAGATGGAGTTCACCGAGGCCGAGAGCAACATGAACGACCTGGTCGCCGAGTACCAGCAGTACCAGGACGCCACcgccgacgaggaggaggagctgtacgaggacgaggacgacgccGACCTCCAGGAGTAG
- the LOC120972754 gene encoding uncharacterized protein — protein sequence MEETNKALADLTAAISGISSQIGEIHPIVLELQGWRPAVERSVEDLRSEVGELRQLLKEVRPETAPVLDPAPAAATELVHPIRLTDLPPLLPSTTAPPLKLSPIADARLPQPSERLLPRSGDVHGPVGHSRTQDHRGLSPGERTPRAPPVTGMADFHPFAAESLFMGERQFGFSRFPPPPRFEFPLFDGDGPRAWRLKCEAYFRVCTLSPDTWVSCAAMYFIEGALSWLQSTRAHLIYTDWGAFAEAVCAQFGREEFQSLLRQFNRLQQSGSVTEYAEKFTQLMHNLVAHHESWEPSYFITHFIDGLQKDIRAAVVLHRPKTLDTAVDLACLQEEVLEAMRKEDRREDRRHSAPATFRGVPRTALPLPPPPAAAPTKSALPMEGRSADRRALEAAHPQPTEDKIAALRAYRRARGLCFTCGERWGRDHRYGPTVQLHVVEELLAMMHSESVDISEPSARDDAVSDRSADCCVISKEALDGGESPTTMRLHGWMQGREVLMLVDSGSSHSFICESLATQLQGVVKAKHPLTVRVANGGVMRCDQELPACPWQTHGVTFDTNLKVLPLGCYDVILGIDWLAQHSPMKVNWLEKTMDFDYKGDTVHLQGARANISQCHQLSSDELTELLQRSGVARMVQLYAAEQGEPIITEVPVPAEVEALISEFGHLFEEPKGLPPQRSFDHTIPLLPGAKPVNVPPYRYSPAQKDEIEKQVADMLAQGIITPSSSPFASPVLLVQKKDLSWRFCVDYRQLNAVTVKNRYPLPVIDELLDELAGSTLFTSLDLRAGYHQIRMKPEDEHKTAFKTHHGHFEFKVLAYGLTGGPTTFQGGMNIVLASVNRKGVLVFIDDILVHSATLKQHCERLREVFQLLDKHQLKIKMSKCTFARPSLLYLGHEISGDGVRTDHKNVVAVAKWPTPTTVKEVRGFLGLAGYYRKFVRNFGITSRPLTDLLKKNTVFRWTELEETAFQELKRALITAPVLALPDFKVQFELETDASNKGIGAVLKQGKHPVAFLSKALGPRNSALSTYEKEGLAILLAVEHWRQYLQNDEFLIHTDQRSLVHLEDQRLATPWQQKIMSKLLGLRYRIVYKRGVDNRVADALSRRPGPPQGDLASITVTVTAWLDSVQQGYNEDPMAQRWLARLATGATNKDGFTLDSGIIKQHGRPDTTTY from the exons ATGGAGGAGACCAACAAGGCCCTGGCCGATCTGACGGCGGCGATCAGCGGCATATCGTCCCAGATCGGCGAGATCCACCCCATCGTCCTCGAGCTCCAAGGGTGGCGACCAGCCGTCGAGCGCTCGGTAGAGGACCTGCGTTCGGAGGTGGGCGAACTGCGACAGCTGCTCAAGGAGGTGCGGCCGGAAACCGCGCCGGTGCTTGATCCGGCACCAGCGGCGGCTACGGAGCTGGTGCATCCGATTCGTCTCACGGATCTGCCTCCACTCCTTCCGTCGACAACCGCACCGCCGCTCAAGCTTTCCCCGATCGCGGACGCGCGTCTTCCTCAACCCAGCGAGCGCCTCTTGCCTCGCAGTGGTGACGTCCACGGGCCCGTTGGCCACAGCAGGACTCAAGATCACCGGGGGTTGTCGCCGGGGGAACGGACCCCGCGGGCACCTCCGGTCACGGGTATGGCCGATTTCCACCCTTTTGCTGCAGAGAGTTTGTTTATGGGAGAGCGTCAGTTCGGATTCAGCCGATTTCCACCTCCCCCACGTTTTGAATTTCCTCTGTTCGATGGCGATGGTCCACGAGCATGGCGTCTGAAGTGTGAGGCGTATTTCAGAGTCTGTACACTTAGTCCTGACACTTGGGTGAGTTGTGCCGCGATGTATTTCATTGAGGGGGCACTGTCTTGGTTGCAGTCCACTAGGGCGCACCTTATCTATACAGATTGGGGTGCATTTGCAGAGGCAGTGTGTGCACAGTTTGGGAGAGAGGAATTCCAGTCTCTGTTGCGACAATTCAATCGTCTGCAGCAGAGTGGTTCCGTGACTGAATATGCAGAGAAGTTCACCCAGCTCATGCACAATTTAGTGGCCCATCATGAATCGTGGGAGCCATCTTATTTCATTACGCATTTTATTGATGGGTTACAGAAAGATATACGTGCTGCTGTAGTTTTACATCGACCCAAGACTCTCGATACTGCCGTCGATCTTGCTTGTTTACAGGAGGAAGTGCTGGAAGCTATGCGCAAAGAAGATAGGAGGGAGGATCGTCGGCACTCGGCACCGGCTACGTTCCGAGGAGTGCCACGCACAGCCCTTCCTCTGCCACCGCCACCAGCAGCTGCGCCGACCAAGTCAGCGCTACCAATGGAGGGGCGCAGCGCGGATCGTCGCGCACTGGAAGCGGCGCACCCTCAACCAACAGAAGACAAGATTGCAGCCCTCCGTGCGTACCGACGTGCCCGCGGGCTCTGTTTCACCTGTGGCGAGCGCTGGGGGCGCGATCATCGCTATGGGCCGACCGTCCAGCTGCACGTGGTTGAGGAGCTTCTCGCCATGATGCACAGCGAATCGGTGGACATCAGTGAACCAAGCGCGCGTGACGACGCAGTCAGCGATCGGAGCGCGGACTGCTGCGTCATCTCCAAGGAGGCACTCGACGGAGGGGAATCCCCCACCACCATGCGTCTCCACGGCTGGATGCAAGGGCGCGAGGTTTTGATGCTCGTCGACTCTGGCTCGTCCCACAGTTTCATCTGTGAGTCGCTCGCCACACAACTGCAAGGCGTGGTCAAGGCCAAGCATCCTCTGACGGTGCGCGTGGCCAACGGAGGCGTCATGCGATGCGACCAGGAGCTGCCGGCGTGCCCATGGCAAACCCACGGGGTCACCTTCGACACCAACCTTAAGGTGCTTCCGTTGGGTTGCTACGACGTCATCCTTGGCATCGACTGGCTTGCACAGCATAGCCCAATGAAGGTGAATTGGCTCGAGAAGACGATGGACTTTGACTACAAGGGCGACACGGTCCACCTCCAAGGTGCTCGAGCGAATATCAGCCAGTGCCACCAGCTATCAAGCGACGAGCTCACTGAGTTGTTGCAGCGCTCGGGTGTCGCGCGCATGGTTCAGTTGTACGCTGCAGAGCAAGGGGAGCCAATCATCACCGAAGTGCCGGTGCCTGCTGAAGTTGAGGCCCTGATCAGCGAGTTTGGACACCTGTTTGAGGAACCTAAAGGACTACCACCACAGCGCTCTTTCGATCACACAATTCCTCTCCTGCCCGGGGCGAAACCTGTCAACGTGCCCCCATATCGATACAGCCCGGCCCAGAAAGATGAGATTGAGAAACAGGTTGCAGACATGCTTGCCCAAGGTATCATCACGCCCAGCTCCAGCCCCTTTGCTTCACCAGTGCTGCTCGTTCAGAAGAAGGATTTGTCTTGGCGTTTCTGCGTGGACTACCGACAACTCAATGCGGTGACAGTTAAGAACCGCTATCCTCTGCCTGTCATCGACGAGCTACTGGACGAGCTGGCTGGTTCCACGCTGTTCACCAGTCTAGATCTCCGggccggatatcatcagattcgTATGAAGCCTGAGGATGAACACAAGACCGCTTTCAAGACCCACCATGGCCACTTTGAGTTCAAGGTTTTGGCGTACGGCCTTACGGGGGGACCGACGACTTTCCAAGGAGGAATGAACATAGTGTTGGCTTCAGTGAACCGCAAGGGGGTACTGGTCTTTATTGACGACATCCTAGTGCATAGCGCCACATTGAAGCAACACTGTGAGCGGCTGAGAGAAGTGTTCCAGCTACTCGACAAGCACCAGCTGAAGATCAAGATGAGCAAGTGCACCTTTGCCAGGCCCAGTCTGCTGTACTTGGGGCATGAAATTAGTGGAGATGGAGTCCGCACTGACCATAAAAACGTTGTTGCAGTAGCAAAATGGCCAACACCAACCACCGTCAAGGAGGTACGCGGTTTCCTCGGTCTCGCAGGGTATTATCGCAAGTTCGTGAGGAACTTTGGCATCACCAGCCGCCCACTAACAGACCTGCTCAAGAAGAACACAGTATTTCGATGGACTGAGTTGGAGGAAACAGCTTTCCAGGAACTTAAAAGAGCACTGATAACTGCTCCAGTGTTAGCACTGCCAGATTTCAAGGTCCAATTTGAACTGGAAACAGATGCGTCGAACAAAGGCATCGGTGCCGTCCTGAAACAAGGCAAACACCCGGTGGCTTTCTTGAGCAAGGCTTTGGGTCCACGTAACAGCGCCTTGTCCACATATGAGAAGGAAGGGCTGGCGATCCTCTTGGCGGTCGAGCATTGGCGGCAGTACTTGCAGAACGACGAGTTCCTGATCCATACTGACCAGCGAAGCTTAGTGCACCTTGAAGACCAACGGTTGGCGACACCTTGGCAGCAAAAGATCATGTCCAAGCTCCTCGGCCTGCGCTACCGCATAGTCTACAAAAGAGGTGTGGACAATCGCGTGGCAGATGCTTTATCCCGACGCCCGGGACCCCCACAAGGAGATCTTGCATCGATCACGGTGACGGTGACGGCTTGGTTAGACTCAGTTCAGCAGGGTTACAATGAAGACCCTATGGCACAAAGGTGGCTGGCTCGTCTAGCTACAGGGGCAACCAACAAGGACGGCTTTACTTTGGACTCGGGTATCATCAAGCAGCATGGACGG CCAGATACAACAACATATTAG
- the LOC109752059 gene encoding uncharacterized protein, protein MASKSSSLRRRPALTPPPRTRTRTRAPDWRDWAGRHKTKAKQIAGHALANDVADYLQFRAACAAWRENTDEDGPKKHSVLDQRFHPRRWILLPNGSSTYVADDDSRDRHSMVNLSRGTKIAVDLPLLQGHTVAIGCGGSPGGVLVLVHAETLVVRLLNPLTGQRVDLASVAPVLSGQRMGYRDKDFSRRCKVLGAGFAGDSTVVLHFGWDNKLVSFKIGGGDHWEIISEGDIYCSAFPFRGKVYFADKGREGLMVVDAEATPPNLVLAARWPTKRLKFWFAYMADSSGVLLVLTNKVNYQGGQGQDDDYTVKFDLFLLDADAGKLIRVKDLGQRAMFVGDYSGAFVVSAEGNVVPNAIYFHHDLHQKLLVRGLSDGRTRPMTEARAASSTI, encoded by the exons ATGGCCTCCAAGTCCTCCagcctccgccgccggccggccttGACCCCTCCACCCCGCACCCGCACCCGCACCCGCGCACCCGACTG GAGGGACTGGGCGGGCAGACACAAGACCAAGGCGAAGCAGATCGCGGGGCACGCGCTGGCGAACGACGTCGCGGACTACCTTCAGTTCCGCGCGGCATGCGCGGCGTGGAGGGAAAACACCGATGAGGATGGCCCCAAGAAGCACAGCGTGCTCGACCAGCGCTTCCACCCGCGCCGCTGGATCCTGCTGCCGAACGGGAGCAGCACCTATGTCGCCGACGACGACAGCCGTGATCGGCACAGCATGGTGAACCTGTCCCGCGGGACCAAGATCGCCGTGGACCTACCTCTCCTCCAGGGCCACACCGTTGCCATCGGGTGCGGCGGCTCCCCCGGCGGCGTCCTCGTGCTCGTGCACGCGGAGACCCTCGTCGTGCGGCTTCTGAACCCGCTCACCGGGCAGCGCGTCGACCTCGCTTCCGTCGCTCCCGTGCTGAGCGGCCAGCGCATGGGATACCGCGACAAGGACTTCTCGCGCAGGTGCAAAGTGCTAGGAGCCGGGTTCGCGGGCGACTCCACGGTGGTGCTCCATTTCGGGTGGGACAACAAGCTCGTCTCCTTCAAGATCGGCGGCGGCGATCACTGGGAGATTATCAGCGAAGGCGATATTTACTGCTCGGCCTTCCCGTTCCGCGGCAAGGTCTACTTCGCCGACAAGGGGAGGGAAGGGCTCATGGTCGTGGACGCCGAGGCCACACCACCCAATCTGGTGCTAGCTGCAAGATGGCCGACGAAGCGGCTCAAGTTCTGGTTCGCGTACATGGCCGACAGCTCCGGCGTGCTTCTGGTGCTGACCAACAAGGTCAATTACCAGGGGGGACAGGGGCAGGACGATGATTACACGGTAAAGTTCGACTTATTCCTGCTGGACGCGGACGCCGGGAAGCTGATCCGGGTGAAGGACCTCGGCCAGCGCGCCATGTTCGTCGGTGATTACTCCGGCGCGTTCGTCGTGTCTGCCGAAGGTAACGTCGTCCCCAACGCCATATACTTCCATCACGACCTGCACCAGAAACTTTTAGTGCGTGGTCTGTCTGATGGAAGAACCAGGCCAATGACTGAAGCCAGGGCGGCTTCATCGACGATCTGA
- the LOC109752104 gene encoding uncharacterized protein codes for MEALAVAGGKPLSGARARRIARSREEMLGLLADFDGGDGSDRELSFSDLVDAVRPPPNAGHASVSLPAPVGVEAEAAEQRREDAPPSKKQQQAAGKEKRRLRRRPSDNRGSCGGGADGNGVLLNFYVPGLLTRSMTAPRPGPGRGLMPAAGTRQSAPPTVAAGKTRMQASLDIGCWPALWGRGRDHHRNKPV; via the exons ATGGAGGCGCTCGCTGTCGCTGGTGGCAAGCCGCTGTCgggggcgcgggcgcggcggATCGCCAGGAGCCGGGAGGAGATGCTGGGCCTCCTTGCTGACTTCGACGGCGGCGACGGCTCCGACCGCGAGCTCTCCTTCTCCGACCTCGTCGACGCCGTCAGGCCGCCGCCCAACGCCGGCCACGCCTCGGTGTCGCTGCCGGCACCAGTCGGGGTCGAAGCAGAGGCGGCCGAGCAGAGGCGGGAGGATGCCCCGCCGTCCAAGAAGCAGCAGCAGGCGGCGGGGAAGGAGAAGAGGAGGCTGCGGAGGCGGCCGAGCGACAACAGGGGCAGCTGCGGAGGAGGCGCGGACGGCAACGGCGTGCTGCTCAACTTCTACGTTCCGGGGCTGCTCACCCGGAGCATGACGGCGCCGCGCCCCGGCCCCGGCCGGGGGCTGATGCCGGCCGCGGGGACCCGGCAGAGCGCGCCGCCGACGGTTGCTGCCGGCAAAACCAG GATGCAGGCGTCGCTGGACATCGGCTGCTGGCCGGCGCTGTGGGGCAGAGGCCGCGACCACCACCGTAACAAGCCAGTCTGa